The genomic segment acgagtgactgtagaaacttgaaaatttcactgaatgtttatattagcatttactatatacaataaaattttgaaaataatttgactctttttgagctggtttatttttacagtcattttaagttcaaatttggacgaaattacatatgaaaaaaccttgagtaactattttagttattttgttttgattgtataatattatttgtgggtacttgaaacttctaaattatactattatatatctatgatagtaacacggtttgttgttgatgtataacgcgttacctaatggatattgtgatatgattaatttggaatttattattgatacctattataggtcaatttttttttaatactatagataagtatacctataataataggtatgtctaatatctagactgacaaaccgtttccgctcagaatcgtttttcttatacagtgatattatatcattgaattcaaaattaatactatccattatacagtgacccacttcacacttgtaacctactgtacggcagagcgacatccacttacccacctttttttttaaaagtatttttaacaaaatttaaatacttgtattaaaataacattaagttaattttattaacttgaatttatagtttttcacaaaaaattgacatcaatatttttaagaaagctgaaaatctaataattttaaaataattccatattaatatttaataccactttttaatttatttttttcgttaaggtttgatcaatattagttgaaatatatctaaatgcagaatgaaatatgtgaacatgtatTTATCTGTAAATAGTCAGACGACAGACATgctaaatagtaatttttaaaatctatggtAAGTAGTACAATAATAGGAACCTATGTCCTATTGTCCTATActgatgtacaatataatatatagcataaaattagaaaaaatacttgtattaaaatactttgtgagtattcgtaaaatacatttttattatagtattttaaaagtattttttacaagagtGCTAGTATATGTGATTAAGGTAGTACCAAATAGTGCAATATTAAAAAGTtcactaaaaattttaatttgttcatgTTCGTGTTTTTTTCCAAATGAACACGTTCACGTTCTTGGAAAAAATGAATGCGTTCATTAATTTATACCTTGATGTTGTATgtctaacttttaaacattcccgccaaaacttcaagccttatctccaatccataacactatccttatcacaaatccataccactaatccttatcacaaatcctaaacTTACGTCTTACAACTTTTTCGACTTTTACAACTCAAATGACTCTTACTCCAAAATCGACACCCACTTTCAGCGAGTCCAACAGGCCTCGAGTTAGTAATTGAAATTTCAaaacatcttttttttaaatataaataataaaatgaattgggtttattattattatgtttaatgtttattataggaCACTAAGATCTAAGAGTAAATAATGCAATTTACCCAAAACAAATCgatcaatttataaattgtgtacaATTATGTCAAAAAAAACCAGCACGAACAAGAAGGAGCGGAAGAATTTGCGTAAAGACGACGGTTCTACAATACTGAAAGTCCTGACATTATACGAATACCTCATCAAACTTCCAGAAGCCGTTCAAGATCGGCTATACATACATCCGCCGACCTGCCTAGCAGTGTTTAGAGTGTTACCTGACATTGCGCAGGTGTTCACCTTACGTATATTGTTCATCGAACAACCAGTACCGCTATCAGCTCTTTCATCCTGGGTACCTGCCAAATATTCCCGTGAACTTGAGGAATCTATAGAGGTAGCCATCAATTTACACATATGGAAATTAACCAGTGTATCTGGGGGCCTCAAGGGATGGATTCTAAATTCTACGTTCAAAAAGAAACTGAAAGTGGCCATTATGAGCGGTGGCCGTACTACGGTACCCAACAGCGATGAGACGGCTCTAAAAGCAAGAGATATAGACATTTTAGATTCATATGCGTATGAACGGTgggaatgcatattatattatatggttggtTCTAAACATAAAGGTATATCATCAGATGCGGTCAGAGTGTTGCTAAATGCAGGTCTTATGGTAAGTAATAAATgccaatattatgatgtaattttattaggtactcaatgacattatattttaggtCAGAGACACGGATAATAGTCCAGTTATTACATCAACGGGATATCAGTTTCTACTGCTGGACATGGCCACTCAAGTATGGTATTTCATGCTCCACTATATGGAAACGGTTGAATCGAGGGGTCTTGATCTTGCTCAATATCTGATATTCCTGTTCCAAATACATCTTAGTACTTTAGGATGGGATTATATAACAGATGGAATGCCTGAAAACCTTCAAACGTTTTTACAACATCTTCAAGAATTTGGATTAGTTTACCAAAGGAAACTTAAAGCTGGACGTTTTTGTCCTACTCGATTAGTAATTGAAATGGGGCGAGAAAATAGCCATACTTCAAAACGGATGAAAAAGAAAGAACGTTATATAGTTGTAGAAACCAACTTTCGGATTTATGCTATGACTGATTCTGACCTAAAAGTTGCCTTAGTTGCATTATTTACTCATATGCTAtacaggtaataattattataatgatagtttaaatatatattattataacctctGCTGTTTTAGATTTCCAAACATGTCCGCTGGTATACTAACAAGAGATTCAGTTCAAACAGCATTACGTAATGGCATTACTGCTGCACAAATAGTGAGATTTCTTACCGTTCATACACATCCACAAATGCAAGAGTGTGGGATGCCACAAACTGTAATTGATCAAATTTATTTGTGGGAATATGAAAGAAATCGACTAACATACAGAGATGGTGTGTTATACAGCGATATAAATACACCTAATGATTATGaagcaataaaaaattatgctgCTGATATTGGGGCATTGTTGTGGTGTGATGAAAGACAAAGGAACATTATTGTAAGCACTGATGGACACAATGACGTAACAACGTTTTGGAAAAAACAACCAAAATCTAATCCATTTTAAGTGTAAGAAGTTCTGTACATAACGTTAAATTGTCCACTATTCACGTGTATGATTTGAGTAATTaggttatttaattttggtatgtatatgtttttacaacttaatcaatttaatacatattacataaatatataaaatacattctcGAATAAATAGacaagacaaaaaataaaacattatcgtactcatatataattaatttaattacagatgtaacatgaatataaataaatgagaaAATGTGCACAATAAGTATGGTGTTACtaataaatacacaaaaataattcaatataattaatgtataacattatatttttgtgtatagtttataaaaaatagtgaTACTTGTCTTTagtatctttatattataattcattatgaagtgattcaccaagcatgttcGCCACAGTTGTggtcctttaataatgaatttattcaaattcagatTTTCGGAATTTTCATTTGACAAAACAAAAGTTTGCATCTCCTAAGAACAATCTTTAAATagcacaaaatatttaaaaatttgaaaatatggtctttaagtatatttaaaaataccaaaaattagattttgaacaACTGcagtattaaagaaaaaaataaagtgaGCATATAATTTGGagaattaaactataaataatacaataaaattcattgctacaatattaatattgcataaAATTTCATATAACCTACTTATAAAGATATACTTATAAGATAAATCTACATAACACTATAAATCTAATTAATAGATATACTATGatcttattataaaacaaactattttacaaatatttttatttaaaatattaatcatcgaatttaaatataaaacataattatattactgaCCGGTAGCCAATCATTAATGAGGTATACTTGAAACCTACTTTAAAGTAGGTAGTGCGAGTTCAaggtgttttataatatatactatatttttttaggccAACAAAATTACTGTTTATTCGACTGAaatgtatttaggtacttattgtaCATTGTttgcatatattaatattgttgctatattattttaattgtattattgaattttaaatgctttataatttggaatttggtaaaaaataacttaacctgccaataaaatgaattaactcaTTACAttggaaaaaaagtaactccttgtttaatttagttaaaagtaactaaacttaaattttttatttcattaatgcTCAGCcttaattgataaatttatcataagatactttagttcatttttatttgtttaaagtcACACAACCCAGAgtattattggaaatacaatAGTTATCAAGTTTCAGTGTTTcactaaaattcacattttttgtaattagtCAGTAAACAGTCACTCACACTAATGATTACTTACTACGCACACATTTATATGACCTGCATACACACACatagaaaattgcctatattaaacTCCTTCAAAACGGTCAGTAATGATACCCCTTAAGTAGTTTTACTCAAGTTAtctagttaatataatttagtttataaattaatataaaaactcgaataaatagtttttaacttttcaaatcttagaataataaattatacaaattttaataattataatacattttattttaaaaaaattgtaaagatGAAATATTCCAACATGTTTTTTTCACTAAATcgacatttttaacaaaatataaagaaaattgcaataaaatttagtacaattacttaaaatcattataataattatgtatctaAATGTATAGATAAGTATTACTGTATAgtacttatatctatatttatctcTGTGTGTACCCAAGTATTCCAACTCCTCCAAACGGCTGTaccgattttgatgacattCTTTGTGTGTTCTTGAGTGGGTCTTTGTATGATTTGGATTCACAATTAGACCAGATAGGCTCAATTCTGGagggtgctcaaacagggattttgagatttacgatgaaaatttttgtttataaatggttgctatttattataggagaaataattagtagaaattagtatttatttattattggttgccattggttatttgggcagatcaggtacaagtatGCATCAAATTGAATTTTCGCAAATTGCCTACCAgtgttgcacttactgcagcgagttacTCCCTAAAGGAGTTGAACAAACACAAATTTTTCAGAGTTGTAATTCTAACGGACATCAAAGTGCGCAGGATCAActagtgttatatatatatttaatatttatatatacttctaatatttttattcacaaatTTATTTGTGTAGTATGTACGTTGAACTGTTATAACCTAGAAGGGAAAACgttgttgataatatatttttttttttttatatacatataatatattcttataacttataattggtAACTTtgaagttataatagtaacacgcaatatagaaatgcacttaaaagttaaaaattaaaattaattattcttaatatttaaattttaaaagtgcatTGGTGGACtaaagtgaaatattatttcagatttttagagtaaataataaaaataatccagaACTCAGAAAATTAACATACACTTAATttgtaaaaagaaataaaaatataaaatacatctaagaatcaaaataaaaatttgcacTTACACAttgaaacgaaaataataaatagtaagtactaagcacaaaataaagataaacaatgataaaaataaaataaaacaagctgttttttatttaataaatatttatatttataaataataactaagtatGACTGTttcttgtaaatattatatttaataaatcatttttaatgttcatcatacattttgtaaacacaacaaactaaatttttttcaaattgagtttataacaaacatttagGAACAACATTACAGGAACAACGTTAGTTAATATCACAAAACTACAAAAGTTAAGTActcaatagttaatataaattataataattatatagtacctatatataattattaaataacatattaaaaaaaatcattttttaaattgcttattgcctcttataatcattatatttccTGAAATAGTTTCCATCATATTTGTAAGTTAATCTGACAAAATGAATTTTAATGAGGAAAAGCTTCCTTCTACACTGActtgaagaatattaaaattatttaattattattcaaaaaaatacagttgtaaattatttaaaagttttaaactaATTACTTGTGTTGCTGGAACAGCTAATAAAACTTGGTCTTATCTGTATAGTTCAGGCCTAGATTTTTGTTGTCGTTTCCAATACTCAACAATATtcgttatattatgttccttaGATATATTGTCAAACACTTCTAATAAAAGTTGAATTGTAGCTTGAGTAGAGAAACTATACTTAACTATAACTTTTGATCCTAAGGGCACTgctgtttcattattattaagaataaatgATTCAAAGTAATCTTCTATTAGTGGTTCATCACTTCCTgtagaattattaaattcttctgcttcagaattatttaaatcttgTATGGTTAGGTTATCATCATTGGCAGTATTCATTGAAATCATTAAATCATATATGTTTGTTAAATGCTCTTTTGCTATATTTTTATCAGAATAATCCAAAAGAATTTCAAATCTTGGATCCAAATAAATAGCAAtagtaataatgaaaattaaacacaatacgcatgtgatttgaaatattaggataataatattattataatattataatataatataatatactctaagaCCTTTATAGTTCCCAGCAGAGAATAGTTCATTTTTTAGCAACAGTTTTTGTCTAACCatcattatttgataaatagaATTACAAACAGTAGGTAgaatcaatattttgaattttattttgagtttgTGACCAAGTACAGTAAAATCACCTAATGTGATGTCTTGTCTTTGTAGTGACAATGAAGGTTCTCTAACTGGTGTAAGTGACTTTACCtacaagaaattaaaattcaattaattggttattttttaatttaaaaaaaatattaagctgTTTACTAAATTTCCAATTGATGTCCGTCTCTAGTCATATGcctgtataaaacaattaaaacattttgtttttcatgtctaTGGACTCAAAACTtattagtttccaatttttaacttaatttttctgTGTTTATTAACTTgatctattttaatatgattagagCGCAGATTCGTatggttttaaattctaataaaaacaatcagtgaaaattgtatgtatatctcagtaattttttttaggtaacaCGATAAACTAGAACCgaatttacgtaaaaattcacgttttactaaattttttttttgtttttctcggtgCTTTTGTAGACTAGGTACCGTTCATTTCGACATTCCCTATGCACCTacacagtggcgtagcgaactttaaatcatatgggagcaaacaaattatatatgacctaccccaccctactccaactgatgtatacgatactcatatgTTCAAATAGGGGGGTggggtagcacccaaaataaagttcaaagactgaccgtgtatatgggctttatgaggttacgacccaccaccaccccacagaaaccagaagcaattgcttctgaaaaacatgattcgctacgccactgcacctacaagattcactttcccaccggAATAGATGAAAAACGGAGCATTGTTTCgaatacttatcgtgtacacagacacaaataattaaaatttattaagcAAAACGTAAATTTGCTTATAGTATCAATATAGaccgattcactctaatttttaaactaatgatgttaaatgtgatctgctgatcgtaaatttgctatataagacggagacaataaaaTGCCCGTGTTACGTCTTAAATCGTGGAGCTGCATCGTTCacgaaatttcgaaaatttaatGCCCGCGATAATATCTTATCACTATGTACAacgaaatagtaataattgttatcaaataaataacaacgtaatatttattattttttcgtatgccgactttaaatttgaatcactCGCGAATCGCGATTATTTGAAATTAGAACAAAAAATGCAGACCACAGAACAGTCGTACAGAGttctattcatacattttagtaGAAAACCACCACGGATAAGTGTATTCTTTTCATTAAAACATCCAATATATCGCCTCGCCACATTACGTTAATcttcatttgtaagtattattttccaGTTGTATTGATTATATGTGTTAATTATATGGAGTCAGtctattttgttaatttgttcacaaatattgatttccaaaaaatcaatgaaatagaagcaaataatggctaaaaatctttgaattaaatgattatcCCAATTTACCTGGCATAGAATTCTGCGGTAATCATTTCACAATAATTAGTGGTTGTAAACAATGCTCGGTAAATTAGTAAACATGGTCAAAGGCTGTCTCAAAACATAATCCAAACCACTTGTCTGGGATagagaagtaaaataaatgttagtgatTCACGGTACTACTAACGGTAATACTACGGTATTCATTGGTACTACTCTGAGCACGACTAGTAAATCGCATCTAAAAGGTaaaattgtttaacataatttgtaaattaagtaattatatattttttacaatttgcattttcagaaaattttgaTTCTCCAACGANNNNNNNNNNNNNNNNNNNNNNNNNNNNNNNNNNNNNNNNNNNNNNNNNNTTGATGATTTAAATTCACGCAGAAAAGCATTAGATAcccaataatgtataatttacacacacttatgtaagtatatcactcaagtatccaattttaaatgtttgccaaaaccaaaagttacttaatagtttatcgTTTTTAGCTCATACAATggattatacttattatggttatctaaagtaaaatatatgatgtaccaCATACAAGGAGCTACGTAGTGGAGCCaatgtattgataatttttctgaCGTTGACTTTTTTGAAGATAATTCTACCGACTCTGCAGATGAAGCCATACCTTATTGGAGTGAATTATGAAACTGAAAGGTGAGAATATTGTTGATAGGTTTTTATTCCAGATCTATTTTACTGTGTTATTAGTTAACATACCAACCTGTTCACGggacacattgtataatatctaattgtgtgcgtggacatattatattcagcccatttagtcaaaataaataattatatgttacaatCTTAAAATATCCATGACTTGTTTTAAAgatgaaatacaaatataacaagtaCTTGCCCCCATAaggttctttaaaaaatattctagccttttaagtttgattataacattatgtcatatcactctaatattataagactAACGGTACAAAACTGGATCTACTGTACACACATTTGCATGTTGCTCGTTATGCAATTAAAGAAGACAAATGGTGcactgacatatttttaataaagttttaatttttaggtaatacaattttggTGAGCAagaatccaattttaataacgCAGAGGGcctcaacatatttaaattgcaaagaAACACATAACTAGTTTGGACATTGGT from the Acyrthosiphon pisum isolate AL4f chromosome X, pea_aphid_22Mar2018_4r6ur, whole genome shotgun sequence genome contains:
- the LOC100163930 gene encoding general transcription factor IIH subunit 4-like; its protein translation is MSKKTSTNKKERKNLRKDDGSTILKVLTLYEYLIKLPEAVQDRLYIHPPTCLAVFRVLPDIAQVFTLRILFIEQPVPLSALSSWVPAKYSRELEESIEVAINLHIWKLTSVSGGLKGWILNSTFKKKLKVAIMSGGRTTVPNSDETALKARDIDILDSYAYERWECILYYMVGSKHKGISSDAVRVLLNAGLMVRDTDNSPVITSTGYQFLLLDMATQVWYFMLHYMETVESRGLDLAQYLIFLFQIHLSTLGWDYITDGMPENLQTFLQHLQEFGLVYQRKLKAGRFCPTRLVIEMGRENSHTSKRMKKKERYIVVETNFRIYAMTDSDLKVALVALFTHMLYRFPNMSAGILTRDSVQTALRNGITAAQIVRFLTVHTHPQMQECGMPQTVIDQIYLWEYERNRLTYRDGVLYSDINTPNDYEAIKNYAADIGALLWCDERQRNIIVSTDGHNDVTTFWKKQPKSNPF